The following proteins are co-located in the Ruminococcaceae bacterium KH2T8 genome:
- a CDS encoding Transglutaminase-like superfamily protein, giving the protein MLLGKIAAGLMSAVLAFGVFGNLNTDMVNAASVTSLYADYDRVKFVSVSGGQIDFYVSGGSVGVDTDCASDIEIHVVNEDNEQIGDTLTADGSSEFDIADRVNVNQIYYIAFLYTAEDIDYCQWDIYITKTSSGDICFVKSQIYDFNVERCSELWTDATSLEECLQPQNDVNCDDPAVIAKAEELTAGCTTDWEKSYAIYKFIVEEFCYDYIQVEDRSVVYQDDSSALLRRKIAVCEGFGNTFVALCRAVGVPAAVSFGIGASAYDTIHDPMIVDDEGPNHAWACVCLDGTWYHVDPTWDMTNAYQGSSYNTGECTYDEPTYNFYLLPLEIFSMTHKICDADTIHGIESSGSCGPAATYTISRDATLTISGSGTCTLPYGVNGFRRVEFAEDSTITTIGEGCFTDCDALEQVILPETVVRIETGAFVTCEDLRYIYLPQSLEYIGQSAFDYCDELSYVYIPDSVRTIEAYAFDDCPWLIVSVPSSQANMTDGYDVQPYEVIVRE; this is encoded by the coding sequence GCTTTATGCGGATTACGACAGAGTAAAGTTCGTATCCGTAAGCGGCGGTCAGATAGATTTCTATGTATCGGGAGGAAGTGTCGGAGTTGATACCGATTGTGCTTCCGATATCGAGATCCATGTCGTCAACGAAGATAACGAGCAGATCGGTGATACACTGACGGCGGATGGTTCTTCCGAGTTCGACATAGCTGACAGGGTCAATGTCAATCAGATCTACTACATAGCTTTCCTTTATACGGCAGAGGATATCGATTATTGTCAGTGGGATATCTATATCACAAAGACGTCTTCCGGAGATATCTGCTTCGTAAAGTCCCAGATCTATGACTTTAACGTTGAGAGATGTTCTGAGCTCTGGACGGATGCGACTTCGCTTGAGGAGTGTCTTCAGCCACAGAACGATGTCAATTGTGACGATCCCGCCGTTATCGCAAAGGCTGAGGAACTTACCGCCGGCTGTACGACCGATTGGGAAAAGTCTTATGCCATCTATAAGTTCATAGTTGAAGAATTCTGTTACGATTACATCCAGGTCGAAGATCGTTCCGTCGTCTACCAGGATGATTCTTCCGCACTCCTTAGAAGAAAGATCGCAGTGTGCGAAGGATTCGGTAATACTTTCGTTGCTCTCTGCAGAGCCGTAGGTGTACCCGCTGCAGTTTCTTTCGGTATCGGAGCATCCGCATATGATACTATCCATGATCCTATGATCGTGGATGATGAGGGTCCTAACCATGCATGGGCATGCGTATGCCTTGACGGTACATGGTACCATGTCGATCCTACCTGGGATATGACAAATGCTTACCAGGGATCTTCTTACAATACAGGTGAGTGCACATACGATGAGCCTACTTATAATTTCTATCTGCTCCCCCTCGAGATATTCTCGATGACTCATAAGATCTGTGATGCCGATACTATCCACGGTATCGAGTCTTCAGGTTCTTGCGGTCCTGCAGCGACCTATACGATCTCCAGAGATGCTACGCTCACCATCAGCGGATCGGGTACATGTACGCTTCCTTATGGTGTCAACGGTTTCAGGAGAGTAGAGTTTGCCGAGGATTCCACTATCACTACGATTGGTGAGGGATGCTTTACGGACTGCGATGCATTAGAGCAGGTCATTCTTCCCGAGACCGTCGTAAGGATCGAAACGGGCGCATTCGTAACGTGCGAAGATCTGCGATATATTTACCTTCCGCAGAGTCTGGAATATATCGGTCAGAGTGCTTTCGATTATTGTGACGAGCTTTCCTATGTCTATATCCCCGATTCAGTCAGGACTATTGAAGCATATGCATTCGATGATTGTCCCTGGCTTATCGTAAGCGTTCCTTCATCGCAGGCGAATATGACGGACGGGTATGATGTCCAGCCTTACGAAGTCATCGTAAGAGAGTGA